The following proteins come from a genomic window of Lycium ferocissimum isolate CSIRO_LF1 chromosome 4, AGI_CSIRO_Lferr_CH_V1, whole genome shotgun sequence:
- the LOC132053077 gene encoding small ribosomal subunit protein eS24z-like, translating into MADKAVTIRTRKFMTNRLLARKQFIIDVLHPGRANVSKAELKEKLASMYAVKDPNAIFVFKFRTHFGGGKSTGFGLIYDSVENAKKYEPKYRLIRNGLDTKVEKSRKQMKERKNRAKKVRGVKKTKAGDAKKK; encoded by the exons ATGGCTGACAAGGCAGTGACAATTAGAACAAGAAAGTTCATGACCAATCGTCTTCTTGCAAGGAAACAATTC ATTATCGATGTCTTGCATCCTGGAAGGGCTAACGTTTCTAAG GCTGAGTTGAAAGAGAAATTGGCAAGTATGTATGCGGTGAAAGATCCCAATGCAATCTTTGTATTCAAGTTCAGGACCCACTTTGGAGGAGGCAAATCTACTGGTTTTGGCTTGATCTATGATTCTGTAGAAAATGCAAAGAAATACGAGCCAAAATACAGGCTGATCAGG AATGGATTAGACACAAAGGTTGAGAAGTCCAGGAAGCAGATGAAGGAGCGGAAAAATAGAGCCAAGAAAGTGCGCGGTGTCAAGAAG ACTAAGGCAGGAGATGCCAAGAAGAAATGA
- the LOC132053078 gene encoding ent-copalyl diphosphate synthase 1-like isoform X2 — translation MLISASYLRFCFSAHHPHYEPSSPANQSPKFLKSNRSFEEHVDFGSKLQCKAVSRPRTKEYRKVLQNGTLPVIKWDDIVEEVDMEQETLEVVYHSSNKIKEHIDAVRSMLRSMEDGEISISAYDTAWVALVKDLNGSENPQFPSSLEWIANNQLPDGSWGDSSIFMVYDRVINTLACVIALKSWNLHPDKTVLEHMPIGFEVAFPSLIEIAKQLCIDIPYDSPVLQEIYARRKLKLTRIPKDIMHKVPTTLLHSLEGMPDLDWQKLLQFQCPDGSFLFSPSSTAFALMQTQDNNCLNYLKNIVYKFRGGVPNVYPVDLFEHIWIVDRLQRLGISRYFKSEINECIDYVNRYWTNEGICWARNSLVQDIDDTAMAFRLLRLHGYVVSADVFKHFESGGEFFCFVGQSNQAVTGMYNLYRASQLMFPGEKILENAKSFSSNFLREKRAQNELLDKWIITKDLPGEVGYALDVPWYASLPRLETRFFLEQYGAEGDVWIGKTLYRMPLVNNNLYLELAKSDYNNCQASHQLEWRRIRKWYNECGLGEFGVNERSLLLTYYLASASIFEPEKSTERMAWVKTAALMDCVTCYFGRKQISVQNKIAFIHEFTHSTSRYFLNSRYKTEQKLVGIILGTLNQLSLGALLTHGKDIHQFLRHAWEKWLLTLGDQGEGAAELIIRTLNSISGRWVSEELLLSQASYQRLMEISNRVCHRLRLFQLFKGQNADSEIMENQLDMLTFSEEIESDMQLLAELVLSQSKCSDEDLDANIKNTFLTVAKSFYYTAQCDTRTINLHIAKVLFERVL, via the exons ATGTTGATCTCAGCTTCTTATTTGAGATTTTGCTTCTCTGCTCATCATCCTCACTATGAACCTTCTTCCCCAGCAAATCAATCTCCTAAGTTCCTTAAAA GTAACAGATCTTTCGAAGAACATGTTGATTTCGGTTCAAAGTTGCAATGTAAGGCGGTTTCTAGACCTCGCACAAAAG AGTACAGAAAGGTACTGCAAAATGGTACTTTGCCAGTTATCAAGTGGGACGACATCGTGGAGGAAGTGGACATGGAACAAGAAACACTTGAG GTGGTATACCATTCATCAAATAAGATAAAGGAACATATCGATGCTGTTCGGTCAATGCTTCGATCTATGGAGGATGGAGAAATAAGCATTTCGGCTTATGACACAGCATGGGTTGCTCTAGTGAAAGACTTGAATGGAAGTGAAAATCCTCAGTTTCCTTCGAGTCTTGAATGGATTGCCAACAATCAATTGCCTGATGGTTCTTGGGGTGACAGCTCCATTTTTATGGTTTATGACCGTGTCATCAATACATTGGCTTGTGTTATTGCcttgaaatcatggaatttgcaTCCTGACAAGACTGTACTAG AGCACATGCCTATTGGCTTTGAAGTGGCATTTCCTTCACTCATTGAGATTGCCAAACAATTATGCATAGATATTCCTTATGATTCTCCCGTCTTGCAAGAGATCTACGCCAGAAGAAAACTCAAGCTCACAAG GATACCAAAGGACATAATGCACAAAGTGCCCACAACTTTACTCCACAGTTTGGAAGGAATGCCAGACTTGGACTGGCAAAAGCTACTTCAATTTCAGTGCCCTGATggctcttttctcttttctccatCTTCCACTGCCTTTGCACTTATGCAGACTCAAGATAATAATTGCCTCAATTATCTCAAAAATATAGTTTATAAGTTCAGGGGTGGAG TTCCAAATGTCTATCCTGTGGACTTATTTGAGCATATTTGGATCGTTGATCGGTTGCAAAGACTTGGGATTTCTCGGTATTTTAAGTCAGAAATAAACGAGTGTATTGATTACGTCAACAG aTATTGGACAAATGAAGGAATCTGTTGGGCGAGAAATTCCCTAGTTCAAGACATTGATGACACGGCCATGGCTTTTAGACTTTTGCGGTTGCATGGCTACGTGGTTTCTGCTG ATGTATTCAAACACTTTGAGAGCGGGGGTGAATTTTTCTGCTTCGTGGGACAATCGAACCAGGCTGTGACAGGAATGTATAATCTTTACAGGGCTTCTCAGCTAATGTTCCCAGGAGAGAAAATACTTGAAAATGCCAAATCATTCTCCTCTAATTTTCTTCGAGAAAAACGAGCTCAAAATGAACTGCTAGACAAGTGGATCATCACTAAAGATTTACCTGGAGAg GTGGGATATGCATTAGATGTACCATGGTATGCCAGCCTGCCTCGACTAGAAACAAGGTTCTTTTTAGAACAATATGGTGCTGAAGGCGATGTGTGGATTGGCAAAACTTTGTATAG GATGCCATTGGTTAACAATAACCTGTATCTGGAGCTAGCGAAGTCGGACTATAACAACTGCCAAGCTTCGCACCAGCTCGAGTGGAGAAGAATTCGCAA GTGGTATAACGAATGTGGGcttggagaatttggagtgaacGAAAGAAGCTTGCTGCTGACGTACTATTTAGCGAGTGCTAGTATATTTGAGCCAGAAAAGTCCACAGAGAGAATGGCTTGGGTCAAAACCGCAGCTCTTATGGACTGTGTGACATGTTATTTTGGAAGGAAACAAATATCTGTGCAAAACAAGATTGCCTTTATTCACGAATTCACACATTCCACAAGTCGATACTTTCTGAATTCTAG GTATAAAACAGAACAGAAGCTCGTCGGTATTATTCTGGGAACCCTAAACCAGCTCTCATTGGGCGCTTTGCTGACCCACGGCAAAGACATCCATCAGTTCTTGCGTCATGCT TGGGAAAAGTGGCTGCTGACATTAGGAGATCAGGGAGAAGGAGCTGCAGAACTCATAATTCGTACGTTAAATTCGATCAGTGGCCGTTGGGTGTCGGAGGAGCTATTGTTGTCCCAAGCAAGTTACCAAAGGCTAATGGAAATTTCCAATAGAGTTTGTCACCGACTTCGTCTCTTTCAGCTCTTCAAG GGACAAAATGCAGACAGCGAAATAATGGAAAATCAGCTGGATATGTTAACGTTTAGTGAGGAGATAGAATCCGACATGCAACTACTAGCTGAACTCGTGCTATCGCAATCCAAATGTTCAGATGAGGATTTGGATGCCAATATCAAAAACACTTTTCTTACTGTAGCCAAAAGTTTTTATTATACAGCTCAGTGTGATACAAGAACTATCAATTTGCACATAGCCAAAGTGCTATTTGAAAGAGTACTTTAA
- the LOC132053078 gene encoding ent-copalyl diphosphate synthase 1-like isoform X3, whose translation MLISASYLRFCFSAHHPHYEPSSPANQSPKFLKSNRSFEEHVDFGSKLQCKAVSRPRTKEYRKVLQNGTLPVIKWDDIVEEVDMEQETLEVVYHSSNKIKEHIDAVRSMLRSMEDGEISISAYDTAWVALVKDLNGSENPQFPSSLEWIANNQLPDGSWGDSSIFMVYDRVINTLACVIALKSWNLHPDKTVLGMSFVRENLSRIGDENAEHMPIGFEVAFPSLIEIAKQLCIDIPYDSPVLQEIYARRKLKLTRIPKDIMHKVPTTLLHSLEGMPDLDWQKLLQFQCPDGSFLFSPSSTAFALMQTQDNNCLNYLKNIVYKFRGGVPNVYPVDLFEHIWIVDRLQRLGISRYFKSEINECIDYVNRYWTNEGICWARNSLVQDIDDTAMAFRLLRLHGYVVSADVFKHFESGGEFFCFVGQSNQAVTGMYNLYRASQLMFPGEKILENAKSFSSNFLREKRAQNELLDKWIITKDLPGEVGYALDVPWYASLPRLETRFFLEQYGAEGDVWIGKTLYRWYNECGLGEFGVNERSLLLTYYLASASIFEPEKSTERMAWVKTAALMDCVTCYFGRKQISVQNKIAFIHEFTHSTSRYFLNSRYKTEQKLVGIILGTLNQLSLGALLTHGKDIHQFLRHAWEKWLLTLGDQGEGAAELIIRTLNSISGRWVSEELLLSQASYQRLMEISNRVCHRLRLFQLFKGQNADSEIMENQLDMLTFSEEIESDMQLLAELVLSQSKCSDEDLDANIKNTFLTVAKSFYYTAQCDTRTINLHIAKVLFERVL comes from the exons ATGTTGATCTCAGCTTCTTATTTGAGATTTTGCTTCTCTGCTCATCATCCTCACTATGAACCTTCTTCCCCAGCAAATCAATCTCCTAAGTTCCTTAAAA GTAACAGATCTTTCGAAGAACATGTTGATTTCGGTTCAAAGTTGCAATGTAAGGCGGTTTCTAGACCTCGCACAAAAG AGTACAGAAAGGTACTGCAAAATGGTACTTTGCCAGTTATCAAGTGGGACGACATCGTGGAGGAAGTGGACATGGAACAAGAAACACTTGAG GTGGTATACCATTCATCAAATAAGATAAAGGAACATATCGATGCTGTTCGGTCAATGCTTCGATCTATGGAGGATGGAGAAATAAGCATTTCGGCTTATGACACAGCATGGGTTGCTCTAGTGAAAGACTTGAATGGAAGTGAAAATCCTCAGTTTCCTTCGAGTCTTGAATGGATTGCCAACAATCAATTGCCTGATGGTTCTTGGGGTGACAGCTCCATTTTTATGGTTTATGACCGTGTCATCAATACATTGGCTTGTGTTATTGCcttgaaatcatggaatttgcaTCCTGACAAGACTGTACTAG GAATGTCGTTTGTGAGAGAGAATTTGAGCAGGATTGGTGATGAAAATGCAGAGCACATGCCTATTGGCTTTGAAGTGGCATTTCCTTCACTCATTGAGATTGCCAAACAATTATGCATAGATATTCCTTATGATTCTCCCGTCTTGCAAGAGATCTACGCCAGAAGAAAACTCAAGCTCACAAG GATACCAAAGGACATAATGCACAAAGTGCCCACAACTTTACTCCACAGTTTGGAAGGAATGCCAGACTTGGACTGGCAAAAGCTACTTCAATTTCAGTGCCCTGATggctcttttctcttttctccatCTTCCACTGCCTTTGCACTTATGCAGACTCAAGATAATAATTGCCTCAATTATCTCAAAAATATAGTTTATAAGTTCAGGGGTGGAG TTCCAAATGTCTATCCTGTGGACTTATTTGAGCATATTTGGATCGTTGATCGGTTGCAAAGACTTGGGATTTCTCGGTATTTTAAGTCAGAAATAAACGAGTGTATTGATTACGTCAACAG aTATTGGACAAATGAAGGAATCTGTTGGGCGAGAAATTCCCTAGTTCAAGACATTGATGACACGGCCATGGCTTTTAGACTTTTGCGGTTGCATGGCTACGTGGTTTCTGCTG ATGTATTCAAACACTTTGAGAGCGGGGGTGAATTTTTCTGCTTCGTGGGACAATCGAACCAGGCTGTGACAGGAATGTATAATCTTTACAGGGCTTCTCAGCTAATGTTCCCAGGAGAGAAAATACTTGAAAATGCCAAATCATTCTCCTCTAATTTTCTTCGAGAAAAACGAGCTCAAAATGAACTGCTAGACAAGTGGATCATCACTAAAGATTTACCTGGAGAg GTGGGATATGCATTAGATGTACCATGGTATGCCAGCCTGCCTCGACTAGAAACAAGGTTCTTTTTAGAACAATATGGTGCTGAAGGCGATGTGTGGATTGGCAAAACTTTGTATAG GTGGTATAACGAATGTGGGcttggagaatttggagtgaacGAAAGAAGCTTGCTGCTGACGTACTATTTAGCGAGTGCTAGTATATTTGAGCCAGAAAAGTCCACAGAGAGAATGGCTTGGGTCAAAACCGCAGCTCTTATGGACTGTGTGACATGTTATTTTGGAAGGAAACAAATATCTGTGCAAAACAAGATTGCCTTTATTCACGAATTCACACATTCCACAAGTCGATACTTTCTGAATTCTAG GTATAAAACAGAACAGAAGCTCGTCGGTATTATTCTGGGAACCCTAAACCAGCTCTCATTGGGCGCTTTGCTGACCCACGGCAAAGACATCCATCAGTTCTTGCGTCATGCT TGGGAAAAGTGGCTGCTGACATTAGGAGATCAGGGAGAAGGAGCTGCAGAACTCATAATTCGTACGTTAAATTCGATCAGTGGCCGTTGGGTGTCGGAGGAGCTATTGTTGTCCCAAGCAAGTTACCAAAGGCTAATGGAAATTTCCAATAGAGTTTGTCACCGACTTCGTCTCTTTCAGCTCTTCAAG GGACAAAATGCAGACAGCGAAATAATGGAAAATCAGCTGGATATGTTAACGTTTAGTGAGGAGATAGAATCCGACATGCAACTACTAGCTGAACTCGTGCTATCGCAATCCAAATGTTCAGATGAGGATTTGGATGCCAATATCAAAAACACTTTTCTTACTGTAGCCAAAAGTTTTTATTATACAGCTCAGTGTGATACAAGAACTATCAATTTGCACATAGCCAAAGTGCTATTTGAAAGAGTACTTTAA
- the LOC132053078 gene encoding ent-copalyl diphosphate synthase 1-like isoform X1 codes for MLISASYLRFCFSAHHPHYEPSSPANQSPKFLKSNRSFEEHVDFGSKLQCKAVSRPRTKEYRKVLQNGTLPVIKWDDIVEEVDMEQETLEVVYHSSNKIKEHIDAVRSMLRSMEDGEISISAYDTAWVALVKDLNGSENPQFPSSLEWIANNQLPDGSWGDSSIFMVYDRVINTLACVIALKSWNLHPDKTVLGMSFVRENLSRIGDENAEHMPIGFEVAFPSLIEIAKQLCIDIPYDSPVLQEIYARRKLKLTRIPKDIMHKVPTTLLHSLEGMPDLDWQKLLQFQCPDGSFLFSPSSTAFALMQTQDNNCLNYLKNIVYKFRGGVPNVYPVDLFEHIWIVDRLQRLGISRYFKSEINECIDYVNRYWTNEGICWARNSLVQDIDDTAMAFRLLRLHGYVVSADVFKHFESGGEFFCFVGQSNQAVTGMYNLYRASQLMFPGEKILENAKSFSSNFLREKRAQNELLDKWIITKDLPGEVGYALDVPWYASLPRLETRFFLEQYGAEGDVWIGKTLYRMPLVNNNLYLELAKSDYNNCQASHQLEWRRIRKWYNECGLGEFGVNERSLLLTYYLASASIFEPEKSTERMAWVKTAALMDCVTCYFGRKQISVQNKIAFIHEFTHSTSRYFLNSRYKTEQKLVGIILGTLNQLSLGALLTHGKDIHQFLRHAWEKWLLTLGDQGEGAAELIIRTLNSISGRWVSEELLLSQASYQRLMEISNRVCHRLRLFQLFKGQNADSEIMENQLDMLTFSEEIESDMQLLAELVLSQSKCSDEDLDANIKNTFLTVAKSFYYTAQCDTRTINLHIAKVLFERVL; via the exons ATGTTGATCTCAGCTTCTTATTTGAGATTTTGCTTCTCTGCTCATCATCCTCACTATGAACCTTCTTCCCCAGCAAATCAATCTCCTAAGTTCCTTAAAA GTAACAGATCTTTCGAAGAACATGTTGATTTCGGTTCAAAGTTGCAATGTAAGGCGGTTTCTAGACCTCGCACAAAAG AGTACAGAAAGGTACTGCAAAATGGTACTTTGCCAGTTATCAAGTGGGACGACATCGTGGAGGAAGTGGACATGGAACAAGAAACACTTGAG GTGGTATACCATTCATCAAATAAGATAAAGGAACATATCGATGCTGTTCGGTCAATGCTTCGATCTATGGAGGATGGAGAAATAAGCATTTCGGCTTATGACACAGCATGGGTTGCTCTAGTGAAAGACTTGAATGGAAGTGAAAATCCTCAGTTTCCTTCGAGTCTTGAATGGATTGCCAACAATCAATTGCCTGATGGTTCTTGGGGTGACAGCTCCATTTTTATGGTTTATGACCGTGTCATCAATACATTGGCTTGTGTTATTGCcttgaaatcatggaatttgcaTCCTGACAAGACTGTACTAG GAATGTCGTTTGTGAGAGAGAATTTGAGCAGGATTGGTGATGAAAATGCAGAGCACATGCCTATTGGCTTTGAAGTGGCATTTCCTTCACTCATTGAGATTGCCAAACAATTATGCATAGATATTCCTTATGATTCTCCCGTCTTGCAAGAGATCTACGCCAGAAGAAAACTCAAGCTCACAAG GATACCAAAGGACATAATGCACAAAGTGCCCACAACTTTACTCCACAGTTTGGAAGGAATGCCAGACTTGGACTGGCAAAAGCTACTTCAATTTCAGTGCCCTGATggctcttttctcttttctccatCTTCCACTGCCTTTGCACTTATGCAGACTCAAGATAATAATTGCCTCAATTATCTCAAAAATATAGTTTATAAGTTCAGGGGTGGAG TTCCAAATGTCTATCCTGTGGACTTATTTGAGCATATTTGGATCGTTGATCGGTTGCAAAGACTTGGGATTTCTCGGTATTTTAAGTCAGAAATAAACGAGTGTATTGATTACGTCAACAG aTATTGGACAAATGAAGGAATCTGTTGGGCGAGAAATTCCCTAGTTCAAGACATTGATGACACGGCCATGGCTTTTAGACTTTTGCGGTTGCATGGCTACGTGGTTTCTGCTG ATGTATTCAAACACTTTGAGAGCGGGGGTGAATTTTTCTGCTTCGTGGGACAATCGAACCAGGCTGTGACAGGAATGTATAATCTTTACAGGGCTTCTCAGCTAATGTTCCCAGGAGAGAAAATACTTGAAAATGCCAAATCATTCTCCTCTAATTTTCTTCGAGAAAAACGAGCTCAAAATGAACTGCTAGACAAGTGGATCATCACTAAAGATTTACCTGGAGAg GTGGGATATGCATTAGATGTACCATGGTATGCCAGCCTGCCTCGACTAGAAACAAGGTTCTTTTTAGAACAATATGGTGCTGAAGGCGATGTGTGGATTGGCAAAACTTTGTATAG GATGCCATTGGTTAACAATAACCTGTATCTGGAGCTAGCGAAGTCGGACTATAACAACTGCCAAGCTTCGCACCAGCTCGAGTGGAGAAGAATTCGCAA GTGGTATAACGAATGTGGGcttggagaatttggagtgaacGAAAGAAGCTTGCTGCTGACGTACTATTTAGCGAGTGCTAGTATATTTGAGCCAGAAAAGTCCACAGAGAGAATGGCTTGGGTCAAAACCGCAGCTCTTATGGACTGTGTGACATGTTATTTTGGAAGGAAACAAATATCTGTGCAAAACAAGATTGCCTTTATTCACGAATTCACACATTCCACAAGTCGATACTTTCTGAATTCTAG GTATAAAACAGAACAGAAGCTCGTCGGTATTATTCTGGGAACCCTAAACCAGCTCTCATTGGGCGCTTTGCTGACCCACGGCAAAGACATCCATCAGTTCTTGCGTCATGCT TGGGAAAAGTGGCTGCTGACATTAGGAGATCAGGGAGAAGGAGCTGCAGAACTCATAATTCGTACGTTAAATTCGATCAGTGGCCGTTGGGTGTCGGAGGAGCTATTGTTGTCCCAAGCAAGTTACCAAAGGCTAATGGAAATTTCCAATAGAGTTTGTCACCGACTTCGTCTCTTTCAGCTCTTCAAG GGACAAAATGCAGACAGCGAAATAATGGAAAATCAGCTGGATATGTTAACGTTTAGTGAGGAGATAGAATCCGACATGCAACTACTAGCTGAACTCGTGCTATCGCAATCCAAATGTTCAGATGAGGATTTGGATGCCAATATCAAAAACACTTTTCTTACTGTAGCCAAAAGTTTTTATTATACAGCTCAGTGTGATACAAGAACTATCAATTTGCACATAGCCAAAGTGCTATTTGAAAGAGTACTTTAA